A DNA window from Mesorhizobium sp. C432A contains the following coding sequences:
- a CDS encoding MurR/RpiR family transcriptional regulator, giving the protein MDERVPRDFETLRATILDRRETLPKRIAQIAAYALDNPDDIAFGTAASIAASAGVQPSTLIRFAQQLGFDGFTSLQQVFRERLRERNSSYDERLQALRAKADAGAGHRAIFDGFVAAASTSLNDISRSLDEAHLEDAISLLAKAETIYVLAKRRSYPVASYIAYALGKLKIRNQLIESAAGLNAEMVAFATPADAVIAISFSPYAPATIEEARTISEQGVPIIAITDSSFSPLAQFAKVWFEVAEADFAGFRSLSATMALAMALTVGVGEKRRSTGKKRKA; this is encoded by the coding sequence ATGGACGAACGGGTACCTCGCGACTTCGAGACGCTGCGCGCCACGATCCTCGATCGCCGTGAAACCTTGCCCAAGCGCATCGCCCAGATCGCCGCCTATGCGCTCGACAATCCCGATGACATCGCCTTCGGCACCGCCGCCAGCATCGCCGCTTCGGCGGGCGTGCAGCCGTCCACCTTGATCCGCTTTGCCCAGCAACTAGGCTTTGACGGCTTCACCAGCCTGCAGCAGGTGTTTCGCGAGCGGCTGCGCGAGCGCAATTCCTCTTATGACGAACGCCTGCAGGCGCTGCGCGCCAAGGCCGATGCGGGTGCTGGACACCGAGCCATCTTCGACGGCTTCGTCGCCGCCGCCAGCACTTCGCTCAACGACATTTCGCGCTCGCTGGACGAGGCGCATCTGGAAGACGCGATCTCGCTGCTGGCCAAGGCCGAGACCATCTATGTCCTGGCCAAGCGCCGCTCCTACCCGGTGGCGAGCTACATTGCCTATGCCTTGGGCAAGCTGAAGATCCGCAACCAGCTGATCGAATCCGCCGCCGGCCTCAATGCCGAGATGGTCGCCTTCGCCACCCCGGCGGACGCCGTCATTGCCATCAGTTTCTCGCCCTATGCGCCGGCCACCATCGAGGAGGCCCGCACCATTTCCGAACAGGGCGTGCCGATCATCGCCATCACCGACAGTTCGTTTTCGCCACTAGCGCAGTTCGCCAAGGTCTGGTTCGAGGTTGCCGAGGCCGATTTTGCCGGCTTCCGCTCGCTGTCGGCCACCATGGCGCTGGCCATGGCGCTCACCGTCGGCGTCGGCGAGAAGCGGCGCAGCACGGGCAAGAAGCGTAAGGCCTAG
- a CDS encoding Gfo/Idh/MocA family oxidoreductase — MVGVGLIGTGFMGKCHAIAWSAVGAVFPDVAKPKLVHLGEVNEELAKRKAGEFGFAKASGDWRAVVNDPEVDIVSLTTPNQFHPEMAIAILEAGKHLWCEKPMAPSFAEAAAMAAAAKKSGKVAALGYNYIQSPAIRHIGALLEEKIIGEVNHLRIEMDEDFMADPEALFFWKHEAASGYGALDDFAVHPLSLVSTLFGRVAKVICDMAKPYVDRKLAGGGRRAVETYDIASVLMHLENGIAGTLLVNRSAWGRKGRIAIQIFGSKGSILFDQERMNEIQLYVTADRPTEQGYRTILMAPHHKPYDAFLPAPGHGLGFNDLKIIECHELLTRLAGKPARVIEFAEGLEIERTVHAMARSFEEKRWVDVR, encoded by the coding sequence ATGGTCGGCGTTGGTCTTATCGGCACGGGTTTCATGGGCAAATGCCACGCCATTGCGTGGAGCGCCGTCGGCGCCGTCTTTCCCGATGTCGCCAAGCCGAAGCTGGTCCATCTCGGCGAGGTCAACGAGGAGCTGGCCAAGCGCAAGGCCGGTGAGTTCGGCTTCGCCAAGGCGTCGGGCGACTGGCGTGCCGTCGTCAACGACCCCGAGGTCGATATCGTCTCGCTGACCACGCCCAACCAGTTCCATCCGGAGATGGCCATCGCTATTCTCGAAGCCGGCAAGCATCTGTGGTGCGAGAAGCCGATGGCGCCGAGCTTTGCCGAAGCAGCGGCGATGGCGGCCGCGGCGAAGAAGTCCGGCAAGGTCGCAGCGCTTGGCTACAACTACATACAGAGCCCGGCCATCCGCCACATCGGCGCGCTGCTCGAGGAAAAGATCATCGGCGAGGTCAACCATCTGCGCATCGAGATGGACGAGGACTTCATGGCCGACCCCGAAGCGCTGTTCTTCTGGAAGCATGAGGCCGCATCCGGCTATGGCGCGCTCGACGATTTCGCCGTGCATCCGCTGTCGCTGGTCTCGACGCTGTTCGGCCGCGTCGCAAAAGTCATCTGCGACATGGCCAAGCCCTATGTCGACCGCAAGCTGGCCGGCGGCGGCCGCCGTGCGGTGGAGACCTACGACATCGCCAGCGTTTTGATGCATCTGGAAAACGGCATTGCCGGCACGCTGCTGGTCAACCGCTCGGCCTGGGGCCGCAAGGGCCGCATCGCCATACAGATTTTCGGCTCCAAGGGATCGATCCTGTTCGACCAGGAGCGGATGAACGAAATCCAGCTCTACGTCACCGCCGATCGCCCGACCGAACAGGGCTACCGCACCATATTGATGGCGCCGCACCACAAGCCTTACGACGCCTTCCTCCCGGCGCCGGGCCATGGGCTCGGTTTCAACGACCTCAAGATCATCGAGTGCCACGAATTGCTGACGCGGCTTGCCGGCAAGCCGGCACGGGTCATCGAATTTGCCGAAGGGCTGGAGATCGAGCGCACCGTGCACGCGATGGCGAGGTCGTTCGAGGAGAAGCGCTGGGTGGATGTGCGGTAA
- a CDS encoding YafY family protein, whose product MRKASRLFEIIQILRLARQPVTAAMIAGQLEVTMRSIYRDIAALQAMRVPIEGGRGIGYILRPGFDLPPLMFSIEEMEAIVLSLALLERTGDSELKQAAKRVSAKIAGAVPPPLRQAFDANALHVWGFAAPAIGTIDLALVRRAIRDEEKLDLSYRDEIGRASERLIRPIALIYYSETANIVAWCELRQAIRNFRSDRIANCRATGLRFKGEGDRLRQVWVSGWEANAVAGG is encoded by the coding sequence ATGCGCAAGGCGTCGCGCCTGTTCGAGATCATCCAGATCCTGCGGCTGGCGCGGCAGCCGGTGACGGCGGCCATGATCGCCGGGCAGCTGGAAGTCACGATGCGTTCGATCTATCGCGACATCGCCGCACTGCAGGCGATGCGCGTGCCGATCGAAGGCGGGCGCGGTATCGGTTATATATTGCGGCCCGGCTTCGACCTGCCGCCGCTGATGTTTTCGATCGAGGAGATGGAGGCGATCGTCCTGTCGCTGGCGCTGCTGGAGCGCACGGGAGACAGCGAGCTCAAGCAGGCGGCCAAGCGCGTCAGCGCCAAGATCGCCGGCGCCGTGCCGCCGCCGTTGCGCCAGGCGTTCGACGCCAACGCACTGCATGTCTGGGGGTTCGCTGCACCGGCAATCGGCACCATCGATCTGGCGCTGGTGCGCCGCGCAATCCGCGACGAGGAAAAGCTCGACCTGTCCTATCGCGACGAAATCGGCCGCGCCTCCGAGCGGCTGATCCGTCCGATCGCGCTGATCTACTATTCAGAGACCGCCAACATCGTCGCCTGGTGCGAATTGCGCCAGGCCATCCGCAATTTCCGCAGCGACCGCATCGCGAATTGCCGGGCGACCGGGCTGCGCTTCAAGGGCGAAGGCGATCGCCTGCGCCAGGTCTGGGTCAGTGGCTGGGAGGCGAACGCTGTCGCTGGCGGCTGA